A window of Hemibagrus wyckioides isolate EC202008001 linkage group LG03, SWU_Hwy_1.0, whole genome shotgun sequence contains these coding sequences:
- the bmp5 gene encoding bone morphogenetic protein 5 produces MKVFTLCAGAAFALLWSFLGFFQSVQCTLGEDHVHSSFIYRRLRNHERREIQREILSILGLPHRPKPFSPAKQASSAPLFMLDLYNAMATEEAEEDALLESTGKAISINSLGNSRKSQHSAPYGYSRAPVAWTSQSPPLATSHDANFLNDADMVMSFVNLVERDRDFSHQRRHYKEFRFDLTQIPEGEAVTAAEFRIYKDHSHGRYENVTLKVSIYQVTREYQNRDAETFLLDSKKIRASDGGWLVFDITATSNHWLLNPQQNMGLQLCVETMDGRSINMKSAGIIGRSGPQSKQPFLVAFFKASEVLLRSVRATGGKRKNPSRNKGRNQPKTSQVKRIEEQNISEQKQACKKHELYVSFRELGWQDWIIAPEGYAAFYCDGECSFPLNAHMNATNHAIVQTLVHLMFPENVPKPCCAPTKLNAISVLYFDDSSNVILKKYRNMVVRSCGCH; encoded by the exons ATGAAGGTCTTCACGCTGTGCGCCGGAGCGGCCTTCGCACTCCTGTGGAGCTTTCTCGGCTTCTTTCAGAGTGTCCAGTGCACTTTAGGGGAAGACCATGTCCACTCGAGCTTCATTTACAGACGCCTGAGAAACCACGAGCGCAGAGAAATCCAAAGGGAGATTCTCTCCATCCTGGGTTTGCCCCATCGGCCGAAACCCTTCTCTCCGGCAAAGCAGGCATCTTCGGCACCTCTCTTCATGCTCGATCTGTACAACGCCATGGCGACCGAGGAAGCGGAGGAGGACGCACTACTCGAGAGCACAGGCAAAGCGATCAGTATAAACTCTCTGGGAAATTCGCGCAAAAGCCAGCACAGCGCTCCGTATGGATATTCTCGTGCGCCCGTGGCCTGGACAAGTCAGAGTCCACCTTTGGCTACTTCACACGACGCAAACTTTCTGAACGATGCCGACATGGTCATGAGCTTTGTGAATCTGG tggagagagacagggattTTTCCCACCAGAGGAGACACTATAAAGAGTTCCGTTTTGACCTGACTCAAATTCCGGAAGGGGAGGCCGTAACAGCAGCAGAGTTTCGCATCTATAAAGATCACAGCCATGGGAGATATGAAAACGTCACACTAAAGGTCTCCATATACCAGGTGACCAGGGAATATCAAAATAG GGATGCAGAGACATTTCTGCTCGATTCGAAGAAAATTCGTGCCTCAGATGGAGGATGGCTGGTGTTTGACATCACAGCCACCAGTAACCATTGGTTGCTTAACCCGCAGCAAAACATGGGCCTTCAGCTCTGTGTAGAGACCATGGACG GTCGAAGCATCAACATGAAATCCGCTGGGATCATTGGCAGGAGTGGGCCGCAATCCAAGCAGCCTTTTCTTGTGGCATTTTTCAAAGCCAGTGAAGTGTTGCTACGCTCTGTCAGGGCCACAGGGGGAAAGAGGAAGAATCCTAGCAGAAACAAAGGCAGGAATCAACCGAAAACCTCACAGGTCAAAAGGATTGAAG AGCAAAACATCAGCGAACAGAAGCAAGCCTGCAAGAAGCATGAGCTTTATGTCAGCTTCCGTGAATTAGGATGGCAG GACTGGATAATTGCACCTGAGGGCTATGCAGCGTTTTATTGCGACGGAGAATGCTCATTCCCACTCAATGCACATATGAATGCAACAAATCATGCAATTGTGCAAACTCTG GTCCATCTCATGTTTCCTGAGAATGTGCCAAAGCCTTGCTGTGCACCGACCAAACTGAACGCAATCTCTGTGCTATACTTCGATGACAGCTCAAATGTAATTCTGAAAAAATATCGCAATATGGTAGTCAGGTCTTGTGGGTGCCACTga